Genomic window (Melioribacteraceae bacterium):
AAACCCTTTTAAACCAATAATTTTTTTTGGATTATTAGTCATTAATCTAATTTTTTTTAATCCCAAATCTTTTAGTATCTGCGCGCCAATTCCATAATCACGTAAATCTGCTTTAAATCCTAGTTTTTCATTTGCTTCAACAGTATCACTTCCATTTTCTTGAAGTCCGTACGCTAGTATTTTATTTGCTAGACCAATTCCTCTTCCCTCCTGTCTCATATAAAGTAAAACACCGCAACCGGCTGAATCAATAATCTGAAGAGATTTCGCTAGCTGCTCACCACAGTCGCATCGCAGTGAACCAAACACATCACCTGTTAGGCACTCAGAATGAACTCGTACTAAAGTAGGATGATCCGGATTAATTTCCCCTTTTACCAAAGCTATTGGGTTATCATTTGCATCAAGTAAATTTTCATAAAGATGAAGATTGAAATCTCCAAACTTTGTGGGCATTTTTACCGTACTTTTTAATTTGACAAGTTTTTCAGTTTTTCTTCTGTACTCAATCAAATCAGCAATTGAAATAACTTTTAGATTATACTTTTTAGCGAATTCCACTAATTGAGGTATCCGTGCCATTGATCCATCTTCAGCCATTATCTCACATAAAATACCGGATGGATATAATCCAGCAAGTTTTGTCAAATCAATTGCCGCCTCAGTATGCCCCGATCTTTTTAGTACTCCCCCTTTTTTTGCGATTAATGGAAATATATGTCCCGGACGCGCAAAATCATTAGGCTTCACCGCGCTGTTAACAACAGCATTTATTGTTGCCGCTCTATCATATGCTGAGATTCCAGTGGTAGTGCCGTGGATATAATCTATTGCAACAGTAAATGGGGTTTGAAATGTTGTTGTATTATTCTCAACCAGTAATTCAAGATTAAGCTGAGCCGCTCTCTCCTCCGTTATTGCGATACATAAAATTCCGCGCGCTTCTTTAGTAATAAAATTTACATCACTGCTGGTAACTTTTTCCGATGCCATAATTAAATCGCCCTCATTTTCACGGTCGGCATCATCCACAACAATAATCATTTTTCCATTTTTAAGATCTTGCACCGCTTCATCAATCGTATTCAATTCAAATATTAAATCGTTCATCACTGATAACCTAATTTGTTTACCCAGCTTTCGCCGGTATTGATAGAATTATTTTTTTCACTTAGAATTTTTTCAACATATTTAGCAAGTATATCTGTTTCAATATTTACTTTATTGCCCGGTTCTTTGTGTGACAGATTTGTGTTCGCCCAAGTGTGAGGGATTACAGAAATCTCTACTTCATCATTAATTATTTTTGCAACTGTTAAACTAATACCATCAATCGCAATTGAGCCTTCATCAACTACATATTTTTTTAACTCATTCGGTATTTTTAATGCAAGAAGATAATTATCTCCAAGCTTAACAATTTTGGTAATTATTCCTACACCATTAACATGACCTTGAACTAAATGCCCACCAAGTCTCTCAGCCAAACGGACCGCTCTTTCTAGATTCACTTTGATGTTTACTGTAAGAGTATTTATAGTGGTTTTATTTAAAGTTTCGCCCACAGCCTCACAATCAAAGCTATCATTATCAACCCTAATTGAAGTTAAACACACACCATTAACCGAAACTGAATCATCAATTTTAAGATCATCCAGAATTTTCTTACATCCGATGGTGAATTTGAGTCCGCCAGGGATTGAATTAACTCTCTGGATTACTCCTATTTCTTCTATTATTCCTGTAAACATGGGGGCAAAGTTAAAAAGAAAGGCTCACTTTTCATAAGGATGGATTTCTGTAAACTTCAAGGATGTCTGCACCTAATCGAGTCATTTGGTGAAGGGGTAATTTGCGTGCAGCCGAAATTTTTGATGGTTTCAATCCAGTATCGAAATATTGATTTGAACGGAAAAATAGTATTTCATCAAACAAAGAATTTTCAAAAAAGCGATCAAAAACGAATGCTCCCCCCTCAACCAAAATAGATCTTATTTTTTGATGAAATAAATATGTTAGTAATTCAGATAAATCAAACTTTCCCGTAGAATTCATCTCAACATTCTGAATTTTTATTCCTTTCTCCGATAAGAGTTTCAGCTTAGAATAGTCTGCATTGGATGAGCAGACCACAATTGTGTTTTTTGAATTCGCATCATTAAATATTTTTGAGTCAACCGGAGAACTTAATTTACTATCAAGAATAATTCGAAGAGGATTTCTTCCACTAACTAATCTTACGTTTAATTGGGGATCGTCCACCTTCACTGTATTTGCCCCTACTATTATTGCATCAAATTCACTTCTTAGCTGATGCACATACTTATCTGAATCAATGCTAGTAATTTTAGTCCTATTACCCTCAGCCCTATTAATAAATCCGTCGGCGGATAGAGCAAGTTTCAGAGTTATGTATGGTCTCTGTTTTTCAACCGCTGTGAAGTAAAATTTATTAATTTCCTTCCCCTCAGCGCTCAAAATATTTGTAGTTACCTCAATACCCGCATTTCTTAGTTGTTGAATTCCCGCACCATTTACATTTGGATTCGGATCAACATTTGAGATTACCACTTTTTTAATTCCACTTTTAATAATTAAAGGAACGCAAGGAGGGGTTTGTTTATTTGTATGTGAACAGGGTTCGAGATTACAATAAAGTGTTGCCCCTTTAAGATTTTCTGATCTATTATTTATGGCATCAGCTTCCGCGTGAGCATTTCCATATTTTGCATGAAATCCCTCTCCAACTATTCTTTCTTGTTTAACAATGACTGCACCAACGAGTGGGTTTGGAGATACAAATCCGGCTCCATTCTTCGCTAACTCAAAAGTTCTTCTTATATAATCTTTATCTCTATTCATTTTCTTTAAGTAAAGTACGTATTGAATTTCTCAACGGTTCAATATTAATTCCGAATGAAGAGAGTTTAGTTGTATTTAAGGATACGTCAGCAACCGGATATTTTAAGTTTACGTCAGCCATTGTTGTTGGGATTAATAAATTTTTATCAAACCCACCTTCCTCACATAAAATCTCACCAAGTTCATATCTCGAAACTCTCTCTTTTCCACCAAAATTCAGAGTTTCACTTACTATATCCATTTCTATTAATGAAGAGATCATTTTAGCTGATTCATGAAGGGCAAGCGGAGTTCTAAATTGATCTGTATATAATTTGAATGACTTATTTTCCTTTAGACTATTATATAATTTATGGAAATTATTTGTTGAATGATTTAGTCCAAATCCTATTTGCAATGAAACTCGAAGTATCAAATAGTTATCAAAAACCTCTTTTATTTTTGCTTCACCCATCAGCTTTGTTTCAGCGTATAAAGAGGAGGGGATCAGCTTCGAGTCTTCTTTCAAAAACGAGCCTCTGTAACCGGCATAAACTAAATCGGTTGATGTGTAAATCATTTTCGACGAACTAACTTTGCATAGCTCTGCAATTTTAGCCGTAGTGTTAACATTTAAATTGTACACAAATTTAGATGATTGTTCATCAACTTTTTCGGGAGTGGAAACAGCGGCGGCATGAATTACTATATCTGGATTAAATTCGTTAAATACTTTTTTTAACTGCTCAAAATTTGTGAGATCTAAACAAACATTGGGGAAATTAGAACAGTTACCAGGATTAGAATAATATTGAGTAAGTATTTCATGCTTTTTATGTAACTCCAAATTCAAATATTGCCCCAGCATTCCGCTCCCACCGGTTATAAAAATTTTCATATTTGTTCCCTATTCAATAAATTCACCGTCGCAATAATAAAAAAAACATAAATGAGAAGGCGGTTTAGTTTATTCGCTCGCTTTAGAATTAAGAAAGAGAGATTAAATATGGATCAGTTACTTGGGGCACACGTATTTGTTGAAGGCGGTGTCGATTCAGCAATTTCGAAAGCTGATGAATTTGGCTTTACGGCAATTCAAATTTTTACACGGAATAACAATCGCTGGGTTTCTAAAGCATTGTCGGAAAAAGAAATTTCCTCATTTAAAGAAAAAAGAAAGTCGTCACAGATAAAAGTTATTGTCTCTCATGATTCCTACCTAATTAATTTGTGCGCTCAAAATCCCGAGATATTGGAGAAATCGCGTAAAGCCTTTATTGATGAACTTGAACGATGCGAACAACTTGAAATTCCATACTTAAATTTTCATCCCGGTGCGCATGGCGGGCAAGGGGAAGATGAGGGAATTAAGATGATCGCTGAATCATTAAATTTGGCGCATGAGCAAACAAAAAATTTTAAAGTGAAAAGTATGCTTGAAGCTACCGCGGGACAAGGAACAGCAATTGGATATACTTTCGAACACCTAATAAAAATTATTGATTTAGTGGAAGAGAAAGATAGAATGTGTGTCTGCATTGATACCGCGCATATTTTCGCTGCCGGCTATAATATTAAGGATCCTAAAACCTATGATGCTGTAATAAAGGATTTTGATTCGATCGTGGGATTGGAATTGCTAAAATGTATTCATATGAATGACAGCAAAAAAGAATTGGGCTCAAAAGTAGATAGGCATGATCATATTGGGAAAGGATTTATTGGATTAGAAGGATTTACAAATATTATGAATGATAAAAGATTGGATGGAGTTGCAAAAATTTTAGAAACCCCAAAAGGGAAAGAACAGCTTGAAGATTTGGAAAATGTAAAAACTCTACTCGGATTGATAAAATAAATTATGGATTAATCGCTCTCACAACCATAATACCGGTTTGTTTTTTATTTCCTTTAACATATTCAGAAAGGGGCTTTTTAGTAATCTCAACTTTAAAACCAACATTTGGCGCGTGTAGAAAATGAATTCTTCCCGAATTCATTTTTATGGCTAAGCCTGTGTGAGCAATGTCTAAACCATCAACATTAGTAGTAATTCCAATAATATCACCACTCTCAATTTTATTCTCGAGAAGAGCTATTCTTTCCTGCGGTATATAGTAATACCTTCTTTGTGATATCACTTTCTCAGTTTCAGCAAGAGCTTTAACATTTTCGGGATTATTCTTTAAGTGTTTGTAAGAATTTGGATGTGTACTCATATAATCAACATTATTTGAGTAGATCATCCCACCAATTTTATTTGTGATATCTTCACAAATACCGCGCTTATTCATTTCGTAGATCCAGTCGGAAAAATAATGGAGACGCGAAGGGTACCCGTTAATTTGACCATCTCTATAACGAATATTCTCAATTTCGGCTATATAATCATCTATACTTGATTTGTTGTTCTTAATTATTCTTGATAAAGAAAGTGTTGCCTCCACAAAAGTATAGCAATCAAGCGCATCAAGACAAAATATTGGTTTCTCAGTATCACTATTTTCGAGTGTATTTGCGACATAATTTGTACCTATAAAACTTTTCCCAATAGATTCTATTATCTCGTTGATATTTTTTGTATGTAAATTATTCTTTTTTGCTAAAGAAATTTTCTCGCCAAATATTTGAGAATCTTTACTGCAGAACAATTGATTATTATTTTCCTGACAATAAATTAGAGGTGAGAAAAGTAGAACTAAAAATAGTGTCTTTATGAATTTCATAGTTCACCTTAAATTGGGTATTCTTCACCGCCGGCGGTAATTTGCGCAACCTCTTCGCCACCGGGTAATTCTGTTCGGAACCTATCAAGATTTTCGAAACGCGCGTACTCCTTTATAAATCTTAACTTTACTTCGCCAATCGGACCGTTACGCTGTTTACCAACAATAATCTCTGCAATTCCTTCGGTCGATTGACCGCTCATATCTCCACCGGTATATTGAGTGATGCCATAAACTTCAGGACGATAAAGAAATAAAACAACATCGGCATCTTGCTCGATTGATCCGGATTCACGTAAATCAGAAAGCATCGGTTTTTTATCAGTTCTTGTTTCAACCGCACGGTTTAACTGTGATAATGCTATTACAGGAATATTAAGTTCTTTCGCAAGGGCTTTCAGAGATCTCGAAATTGTTGATATTTCCCTCTCTCTGCTTTCCATATTATTTGAAGGATGAATTAATTGAAGATAATCCACCACAATCATTCCAACATTTTTTTCATTTTTTAACCGTCTTGCTTTGGCTCGTAATTCCAATATTGTAATAGAAGGGGAATCATCAATGTATATTGGAGCTTTTTTAAGTTTATATACAGTCCTACTTACCTTTGCGCCTTCTTCTGCCCTAAACTTTCCGGTTCTAAGGTTGTGTGCGTTAATTCGAGCCTCGGCAGATATTAATCTTGTTACAAGTTGAATAGTTGCCATTTCGAGGCTGAAAACACCAATTGGAATGTTATGATCGATAGCCGAATTTCTGATAGCGGACATCGCGAATGCAGTTTTACCCATTGAGGGACGAGCCGCAACTATTATTAAATCGGATTTCTGGAATCCTCCTAATAATTCATCAAGCTCAAAAAAACCGGAGGGTACCGAAAAAGTTGATATCTTTTTTGCGTGGATTGCCTCAATTAACTCCCATGCTTCATTTACCGCTTTATCCATCGACTTGAATGATTCTTTAATTCCTGCTTCAGAGATTTGGAAAATTTTTGATTCCGCTGAATCGAGTAAATCAAACACATCATCGTGACCTTTATAAGCTAGATCCGCTATCTCCAGAGAAGAAGAAATTAATTGCCGGAGAATATATTTTTCGAGAACAACTCTCGCGTGGTAATCAATATTTGCCGCAGAGGAAACATCTTGTGTAAGTTTACTTATAAATGCGGCTCCGCCAACATCCTCTACCTTACCGGCTTTTTTTAATTCTTCATAAACCGAGACAGTGTCAATCGGTTCATTCGATTCATATAATGATACAATAGCTTCAAAAATTATTTTATTTCGAGGATCATAAAACGCGTCGGCAGTAAGTACTTCAACAGCTTTAGGAATTGAGTTTTCATCAAGAAGCATGGCCCCCAACACAGCCGTTTCTACTTCTACAGCTGATGGAGGAAGTTTGGAAGAGGATTTTAATTTTTCAATATCGAATGATTCTTTTGATTTTTTTGCCATAACAATCAGCTTAATTCATCTAATAATTTTTTAAATTTTTGAACATCCTCCCAGCATCCTCTTTTCCAATTGGGATTTCGAAGTAATGCGGCGGGATGGTAAGTTACAATAACAGGAATTCCAGCAAACTCGTGGGTTGTTTCGCGCAATCCTGAAAGGGGTAATTTTTTATTCAACAGCCCATTAGCCGCAATTCTCCCCAAGCATAAAATTACATTTGGTTTAATCAGATCAACTTGTTTTTGGAGATAAGGGATGCAAGTTTCCATTTCAGAAGGAAGTGGATCACGGTTTCCTGGTGGGCGGCATTTTAAAATATTAGCGATATAAACTTCTTCTCTTGATAGATTAATTGCCTTTAGAATATCGTTCAACAATTTTCCGGCTCTCCCAACAAAGGGTTCCCCCTGTTTATCCTCATCCGCGCCCGGGGCTTCGCCGATCAACATCGCATTGGCATTTGGATTACCAACACCAAAAACAAATTTAGTTCTTGTTTTTCCTAAATCACATTTAAGGCAATTACAAATGAGTTGATTTAGATCTTCTAAATTACTTGCGTTCTGAAACGATTCCATTTTGTCTTCTTTTTGTGATGGTTCATGAGTATTGCTCATATTTAATTCTGAAATTGGAATGGAATTAAATTTTTCATAAAGGTCATCACCAAAAATATCGCGCTGATCTTTCAACGATTCAATAATGCCCTTTTTTATATCAGCAAGCAATGTTAAAATCCAATTTTTGAAGATTTACTAGAGAAGTTAAAAAATTATCTTAATAATTACTTAGTAAAACAAAAAAAAGCGGAGTTTTATAAAATACTCCGCTCATAAAAAGCATTTGTAACTATTTTCAATTCCGAATTACTGATTCACTAATTATCCGATTTTCAGCGAATACTATTTAATTTCTTTTTCGTTTTTGTATCTGTATTCAATATCGTGCTTAACTAATTCTTGCAAAGCTCTAATGTGTGGTTTTTCCCGTTTCTCAAATTCGAGAGATAGTTTGAATTGTTCCGGGTTTTCTCTATCCTCAAAATCATCTTCATGCCCGGCATTCATTGTGCCCAACAACTGACTAAACTCGAGTTTTTGGTCATCATTTAATTTGCGAGCTCTTTTTGCGGCAACAATCACACTTTCATAAAGATTAGGAATGCTCTTCTTTATAGTAGAAAGATTAATCGGTTTAATTGCCATTTTTTACCTCCATGGTTTCATTTTCTATTATTTTCTTCACTTCTTCTTTTGCGATTTCAAGTTCAAGATTGGTTACAACATAATCAAAATTATCCTTAAAACTCATTTCTAATTCCGATCTTTCAATTCGTTTTCTCAAATCCTCTTCGGTTTCTGTATTTCTCTTTACCAATCTTTCTTTAAGAATTTCCATACTTGGTGGTGCAATAAAAATTAGAACTGCAGAAGGATATTGCTTTTTAATTTTAAGAGCACCTTTAACATCAACTTCAAATACAATTGTTCTACCAGCCTTAAGATTTAGATTTATAGTTTCTTTTAAAGTACCGTAATAATAATCGTAAAACTTTTCCCATTCAATAAATTTATCTTCTTCAATATTTTTTAGGAACTGAGCTTCGTCAACAAAGTAGTAGTGCACTCCATCTATTTCACCCTTTCTTTGTTTTCTTGTGGTAACAGATATTGAAAAAACAAACTCCGGATTATTCGAAAGAACATCTTGAATAATAGTAGTTTTACCAGTACCGCTCGGAGCAGAAAAGACAAATAATTTAGCGTTATTATTAATCACAGTTACTCAATATTTTGAATCTGTTCTCTAATTTTTTCAAGTTCTTCCTTTATAAAAATTCCATGATGTGAAATTTCGGAAGATACCGTTTTACTATTAATTGTATTTGCTTCTCTGTTCATCTCTTGAGTTATAAAATTTAATCTTCTTCCGGCATCATCAGATTTTTCAAGGGATTCAAGAAACATTTTAATATGACTTCGTAATCGTACACATTCTTCGGTAACGTCTGATCTCTCGGCTAGTAATGCCAATTCCATATTCAATCTTGGCTCATTATCTGCCCAATCGTTATGAATTTGTTTTGCGCGATCTTTTAATTTTTCAAAATGATCTTTAATGCTCTGCTCACTTCTATTTTCAATACCAATCAATGAATCTTGGATGAGAGCAATTCTTTTTCTAAGATCTTTTTCTAATTCTGTACCCTCAGCCTCTCTCATTTGGTTTAATTGAACAATAGCTTTCTCAATTGCATCGGCAACAAGCTCAAATTCTTCTGTAGCTTGAGTCTCTTCATCTTTATAAATCATATTTTGGAATAGCATAATATCTTGAAGAGAAATTTTATCCTTAATCTTCGCGGCTTTTTTAATTTCCGTTAAGAGGTTAAGGGCGTATTTAACTGCAGTTGGATCAATTTCATTAAATTTTTCTTCAATATTTCCTTTTTTAATCGAAACCGATAAAAAAACCTTTCCTCTTCTTACACCTTTTTTTATTAATTCGCGAATCTCAAATTCACGGTTAAGTAAAAATTTGGGAAGTCGAAGTGAAAGATCGAGATACCTGCTGTTTACACTTTTAATTTCGACTTCAATCTCAATATCATTTTTGACCGAAGTACCATTCCCATAACCGGTCATACTTAAAATCATGTAAATTCCCGAATAAAGTGGGCACAAATTTAGCTAAAAATGAGCACCCAGCAAAGTAAATTGATGGTTCAAATTTGAGGTATTATCTATTGATTAGAATGCTTCCCCAATTCCTATATGAAACTGTAGTAGCTCGCTCCAAAACTGCTTTTTATAGAACGCCTTTCGATTGTTCGGATCATAAATTTTGAAACCGAAATCGATGCGAAATGGCATATATTCTGTGTAATATCTAAACCCAAACCCGGCTGCAATTGCAATTTCATCAAATCTCAAACTCTTCGAGCTATTCCAAGTATTACCATAATCAACGAAGAGTGCCGAACTTACATTTCCAAATAAGCGGTTACGGGTTTCAATTGAGCCCTCAAGTATAAAAAACCCTCCTGTGGTGGCACCATTTATTAGTAACGCTTCAAGTTCTTCTAAACTTGGATTCGAAAGACTGTATTCAGCATCGGTTGGTACTAATTCTCTCGTGGCCCAACCTCTGATTGAGTTACTTCCCCCCGCATATAATCTTTGATTGAGGGATACATCTGCTTTATTTCCACGATAGGTAAAAATTTGTCCTATTTTAAGTTTTGTACCAAATGCGTTATTAGGTGAACTATAGACGGGTAAATAATATGTACCCGTAAATACAGCCTTAAAACTTAACGGTCTCTGAAAATTAGAACCTGATATTTGTGAAAATAAATAAGGGATTGAATTATAATCTTCAAGAATCAGTGAAAGTGTATAACCTCTTGTGGGGAAAAATAAATTATCAGTATAGTTAGTACCCATCGTGGTGCCCAGAGTTGCGTTAGTGCTCTGAGATATAAGTTGTCCACCAAAACTTGATTCTACAACCAGGCTAGCAGTAGTATCAATTAAACTTTCGTCAATATCGGTATTGTATCTAATAAACTGTTTGGCAAGATTAATTAAAAATTCTTTTTTAAAGAGATATTCGTTTCTTTCAACATTAAAATATGATGTTACAGATTTCAAAAATGTTTTCTGAGGAAGTTCAAAATCTAGCGATAGTTTTACGCCATACAAGGTTGAGTTATATTCATTCTTTCTTTTCTGAAGTGTGTAATAACTTTCAAATTTTGTATTTATTAATTGTCCAAACAAGAATGGCTGTTCAAACGATATTCTGGTATCTGCATATCCGTAAAAGGTAGAATCGGCGAAAGATGGATTTTTTATAAACTCGGATACATTTTGTGCCGCTGAAGAAGCTCCAGCAGTAAACTTACGTGCATTCCCTAAAAAGTTTTTTCTTATAAAATTCAAACCAAGACCCAAATTAAATGTATTGTCCTCATTGTTAATAATAATTTCGGGAGCTATTTCATAAAGAAGTCCTACATCTGCACTAATACTAAGGGGTACTCTGTTTCCAACAGTATCGGATATCACACTATTAATTATTGCAGATGTGAATAAATTGGTTCGATATAAACGGACTTGTCCACGCTGGATATCATAGTAACTGTACCAGGATTCTGGTTTAATGCCCACAATTTTAATTAGCAGGTCATCATCAACTAAGTCAGCACCTTTACCGGATCTGTTGGCTACAATGTTGCTAATCTTGTATCTTCTTCCCGGTTCAAAATTAAGTAGAATGTTTGCACTATTCTTTACAGTATCAATAGTAATTTGTGGCCTATCCACTTTTACAAACATGAATCCGTGGTCGCGCAGGAATGAAAGGATATAATTTTTTTTCTCTTCAACAATATTGTCTTTATATACTGTATTAGGTTCTATTCTCGAGTATTCCATCAACATATCATAATATTCTGGGTCAATCTTCTCAAGCCCTGTAACAACAAAAGAATCAATAATTGCGGGATCCCGCTCATCAATGAAATACCGAAGAATTACCGATTCTTTATCCTCACTAACAGAATCCTTGAACCAAAATTTTGATTTAAAGTAACCACTTCCGGCGAATAAAGATTTAATTGCTCCAAGATCGTTTCGGACTAAATTTGAATCGTAGTAAATTGGTTTACTCCCAATATCATATACTTTATTTAATAACTGGAGGAACCAATTGGGAGATTCTTTTGAGAGAATTACTTTTTCAAGCTCTTCAGCCGGAATTGCCGTATTGCCAATAAACTCTATCTTATCAATCTCTAATCTATTTTGAGAATAAATTGATATACTCAATAAGCAAAATATGATAACTAATAATGGTGTTTTTTTCATCAGTCTAGTAAGATATAATTACAGGAGTTCCAATTTTTAGTACCGAATATAACTCATCTATACCTTCATTGCTAAGTGCAATTGAGCCATTAGTCCAATTAAATGTAAAAGGGAGATTTTTGAAAATTAAATTATACTCTCCAATTCCATGGATACCGACTTGTGCACCAAGTCTTGTTTCGGGGGGAGAGCATTCTTTATTTTTTTTCGAAATGAGAATTGCATCTAATTCGTCTTTATTAATATACCCTCTTCTATAAGATTCATAAGCGTCCTTGCTATTGGGATAATCGAGTTGAAAAAATTTATAAAATTTATGAGTTGAATCAATCTTGCATATCCTATACTCGCCGCTCGGAGTTACATTATCATTACCTGATAATTTAAATCTCTCAGAATTTTTTCCGAATGAAGCCCGGTATGATTTAAGAAATATCTTATCAGAATATAATTCAAGACGGAAGTTGTTTTTATTAATTAAAATTTTGGGATTTGTGATTTCCACTATTCCCTTTCGGGTCATAATTTCAGAAAGTGGTTCATCACGAAGATTTAGAATAGTACCATACATTATCAAACCTGAAAAGAAGACGAGAATGCTTGAGGTTATGTAAATAATATCTTTAATCACTTATAACCTAATTACATGATTCTTATATGAAATATAAATTACTCTTAAAAATAAAGAAAGCGCCATTTTAGACGCTTTCATTAGCAATGAGTTAATGAATATTTTACTTAATAGTTTTTGCCTCAACAACGGCAAATGCGGTCATATTAATAATATCACGAACTGTATCGCCACGTTGTAAAACATGTACCGGCTTATTCATTCCAATTAAGATTGGACCAATTACTGTAGCGTCTGTTAATCGCTGCATTAATTTGTATGCAATATTTCCAGCTTCAAGATTTGGAAAGACGAGCACATTTGCGCCACCTTTCAAATTGGAAAATGGAAATTCTTTTTCAATTCTCTCTGGTACCACAGCCGTATCGGCCTGCATTTCTCCATCTATAATTAATTCGGGTCTTTTTTGTTTAACTATTTTAACCGCTCTTGCAACTTTATTAGAGTTTGGATGAGGAGCGCTTCCAAAATTAGAGAAAGAAAGCATTGCTATTTTGGGTAGGATGTCGAATTCTTTTACTGCATCGGCAGCACTAATAGCAATTTCGGCCAATTGTTCATCGTTTGGATCTACATTAACTGTTGTATCGGCGAAAAAGTAAATTTTGCGTTTAATAATTACGATGTACATTCCGGACACTATCTTTAAACCCTCTTTAACTCCAATGCATTGCAGAGCTGGCTTTATTGTTTGTGGATAATGATAAGTTAATCCGCCAACCATAGCATCTGCATCGCCAAGTTTCAGCATCATAGAAGCAAAGTAGTTTGGCTCGCAAATAATTTTTTTTGCATCTTTTAAGGTGATGCCTTTTCTCTGTCTAAGTTTAAAGAACTCGTCGCCATAAAAATCAAGTTTATCCGAACTTAAAGGATCTCTTATTTCAAATTTTTCGGGATCGTAATCCAACTCAATTATTTTTGCTTTAATTTTGGCTTCATTGCCAACGAGTATTGGTTTTGCAATGTTTTCATCAAAAACCGTGGCGGCAGCTCTAATAATTTTTTCCTCTTCA
Coding sequences:
- a CDS encoding bifunctional 3,4-dihydroxy-2-butanone-4-phosphate synthase/GTP cyclohydrolase II, giving the protein MNDLIFELNTIDEAVQDLKNGKMIIVVDDADRENEGDLIMASEKVTSSDVNFITKEARGILCIAITEERAAQLNLELLVENNTTTFQTPFTVAIDYIHGTTTGISAYDRAATINAVVNSAVKPNDFARPGHIFPLIAKKGGVLKRSGHTEAAIDLTKLAGLYPSGILCEIMAEDGSMARIPQLVEFAKKYNLKVISIADLIEYRRKTEKLVKLKSTVKMPTKFGDFNLHLYENLLDANDNPIALVKGEINPDHPTLVRVHSECLTGDVFGSLRCDCGEQLAKSLQIIDSAGCGVLLYMRQEGRGIGLANKILAYGLQENGSDTVEANEKLGFKADLRDYGIGAQILKDLGLKKIRLMTNNPKKIIGLKGFDLEIVERVPLEIDTNENNQHYIQTKHEKMGHIFSFINKHN
- the ribD gene encoding bifunctional diaminohydroxyphosphoribosylaminopyrimidine deaminase/5-amino-6-(5-phosphoribosylamino)uracil reductase RibD is translated as MNRDKDYIRRTFELAKNGAGFVSPNPLVGAVIVKQERIVGEGFHAKYGNAHAEADAINNRSENLKGATLYCNLEPCSHTNKQTPPCVPLIIKSGIKKVVISNVDPNPNVNGAGIQQLRNAGIEVTTNILSAEGKEINKFYFTAVEKQRPYITLKLALSADGFINRAEGNRTKITSIDSDKYVHQLRSEFDAIIVGANTVKVDDPQLNVRLVSGRNPLRIILDSKLSSPVDSKIFNDANSKNTIVVCSSNADYSKLKLLSEKGIKIQNVEMNSTGKFDLSELLTYLFHQKIRSILVEGGAFVFDRFFENSLFDEILFFRSNQYFDTGLKPSKISAARKLPLHQMTRLGADILEVYRNPSL
- a CDS encoding SDR family oxidoreductase; its protein translation is MKIFITGGSGMLGQYLNLELHKKHEILTQYYSNPGNCSNFPNVCLDLTNFEQLKKVFNEFNPDIVIHAAAVSTPEKVDEQSSKFVYNLNVNTTAKIAELCKVSSSKMIYTSTDLVYAGYRGSFLKEDSKLIPSSLYAETKLMGEAKIKEVFDNYLILRVSLQIGFGLNHSTNNFHKLYNSLKENKSFKLYTDQFRTPLALHESAKMISSLIEMDIVSETLNFGGKERVSRYELGEILCEEGGFDKNLLIPTTMADVNLKYPVADVSLNTTKLSSFGINIEPLRNSIRTLLKENE
- the nfo gene encoding deoxyribonuclease IV; its protein translation is MRRRFSLFARFRIKKERLNMDQLLGAHVFVEGGVDSAISKADEFGFTAIQIFTRNNNRWVSKALSEKEISSFKEKRKSSQIKVIVSHDSYLINLCAQNPEILEKSRKAFIDELERCEQLEIPYLNFHPGAHGGQGEDEGIKMIAESLNLAHEQTKNFKVKSMLEATAGQGTAIGYTFEHLIKIIDLVEEKDRMCVCIDTAHIFAAGYNIKDPKTYDAVIKDFDSIVGLELLKCIHMNDSKKELGSKVDRHDHIGKGFIGLEGFTNIMNDKRLDGVAKILETPKGKEQLEDLENVKTLLGLIK
- a CDS encoding DUF1460 domain-containing protein; its protein translation is MKFIKTLFLVLLFSPLIYCQENNNQLFCSKDSQIFGEKISLAKKNNLHTKNINEIIESIGKSFIGTNYVANTLENSDTEKPIFCLDALDCYTFVEATLSLSRIIKNNKSSIDDYIAEIENIRYRDGQINGYPSRLHYFSDWIYEMNKRGICEDITNKIGGMIYSNNVDYMSTHPNSYKHLKNNPENVKALAETEKVISQRRYYYIPQERIALLENKIESGDIIGITTNVDGLDIAHTGLAIKMNSGRIHFLHAPNVGFKVEITKKPLSEYVKGNKKQTGIMVVRAINP
- a CDS encoding riboflavin synthase is translated as MFTGIIEEIGVIQRVNSIPGGLKFTIGCKKILDDLKIDDSVSVNGVCLTSIRVDNDSFDCEAVGETLNKTTINTLTVNIKVNLERAVRLAERLGGHLVQGHVNGVGIITKIVKLGDNYLLALKIPNELKKYVVDEGSIAIDGISLTVAKIINDEVEISVIPHTWANTNLSHKEPGNKVNIETDILAKYVEKILSEKNNSINTGESWVNKLGYQ